One genomic segment of Arachis duranensis cultivar V14167 chromosome 4, aradu.V14167.gnm2.J7QH, whole genome shotgun sequence includes these proteins:
- the LOC107485016 gene encoding receptor-like protein Cf-9 homolog → MELLRHLALSLHFLLFFHHSLFSSFPLTNCLTMNHSTTNVCHEDESNALLKFKESFVISKSASQNPFSYPKTASWIPTTDCCSSWHGVECDDLTGHVTGIDLSSSQLYGSMDGNSTLFSLVHLRSLDLSDNNFNHSQVPARIGDLSRLRHLNLSHASETTFSGEVPHEVSLLPNLLSLDLRSYIGVDNPHDPINHLRLKTTTLRSLIQNSTRLKELHLSFVTISSFVPNILTNLTHLEQLSLSYCELYGEFPIGVFHLPKLRVLNLEYNNNLTGMLPDFHSSSLISLLNLRGTSFHGSLPASIGNLNSLYWFSISECKFYGSIPSSIGNLTQLEYFMLGYNKISGEIPYSIGNLTNLAHLSLFENNLYGEIPRSLFGLENLETLVLGNNLLKGQVELEMFLKLKVLTDLDISSNNLVLTTRKSSSNVTLPPIQALDLDSCNLSGEIPSWIMNLTALFYLSLQQNNLQGEIPLSLFRLENLESLSLSNNLLEGQIDLKMFLNLKSLNFLTLGHNNLSLLSGTFSINNATLPPLEVLDLVSCNVGEFPVVIFQLDALSYLDVSYNDVKSLPNWICNLKLLVYLDLSYNNLSSDIPSCIGNFSQSLQALMLQGNKLVGRIPQTYTIGSGLKMIDLSENNLQGQLPRALVNCRMLEYLNVGHNQINDSFPFWLSTLPELKVISLRHNEFYGPIICPKPCTFSKLHILDFSHNKFSRILTPEMIKSWKSMMMSNASQLAYENNVIKFSGKSWSIYIDYAFTMSNKGIVMTYNELQHLYYMVAIDLSSNRISGIIPDVMGELKSLVLLNLSNNMLSGNIPSSLRKLSNLEALDFSLNNLSGKIPRQLLELNFLEFFNVSFNKLSGPIPENGQFSTFEENSFEGNQGLCGIQLLRNCEDQGIASMPQSDGDQDSGSLLQFDWKIIIIGYVGGLVAGLSLGNAFSLNCELLLLLSPRSKNWYSAATARNHSNPDVQRLRRSRFVPSFRRRIFTFFVNVDSYSWMFTFSVFMDVYSSSNSTRPRQQAGADSCRTQMFGRVRSDGGSSSEGVGARRQSATVPVGRNEGYTSHRNRAVGCRLLRTQWGGEEREVFLRNKQWGFLEGRVTVGDEELM, encoded by the exons ATGGAGTTATTGCGGCATCTTGCTTTGTCACTacactttcttctcttttttcatcactCACTCTTCTCATCATTCCCACTCACAAACTGCTTAACTATGAATCATTCAACCACTAATGTGTGTCATGAAGATGAAAGCAACGCCTTATTGAAGTTTAAGGAAAGCTTTGTGATCAGTAAGTCTGCTTCTCAAAATCCATTCAGTTATCCTAAAACTGCTTCTTGGATTCCAACTACAGATTGCTGCTCATCATGGCATGGCGTTGAATGCGACGATCTCACAGGTCATGTGACTGGCATTGATCTTAGTAGCAGCCAGCTTTATGGTTCCATGGATGGCAATAGCACTCTTTTCTCACTTGTGCATCTTCGAAGTCTTGATCTTTCAGACAACAACTTCAATCACTCTCAAGTTCCAGCTAGGATAGGTGATCTTTCACGGCTAAGGCATCTGAATCTTTCTCATGCCTCTGAAACCACATTCTCTGGCGAAGTCCCACATGAAGTTTCACTGCTGCCCAACTTGTTATCCCTTGATCTCCGCAGCTATATTGGTGTGGATAATCCCCATGATCCAATCAACCATTTAAGACTCAAGACAACCACACTAAGATCCTTAATTCAAAACTCAACTAGACTCAaagaactccatctctcttttgTGACTATATCATCATTTGTACCAAATATACTCACAAATCTTACACATCTGGAGCAACTATCCCTTTCTTATTGTGAACTATATGGTGAATTTCCAATTGGGGTGTTCCATCTTCCAAAATTAAGAGTTTTGAATTTAGAGTACAACAATAACCTCACTGGTATGTTGCCTGATTTTCACTCAAGTTCACTCATCAGCTTATTGAATCTCAGAGGAACAAGTTTCCATGGTTCTTTACCAGCATCCATTGGAAATCTTAATTCCTTGTATTGGTTCTCAATTTCAGAATGCAAATTTTATGGTTCTATTCCTTCTTCAATAGGGAACCTCACTCAGCTTGAGTATTTTATGCTTGGATACAATAAAATAAGCGGTGAAATTCCATATTCTATAGGGAACTTAACCAATTTAGCACACTTGAGTCTTTTTGAAAATAACCTTTATGGTGAAATTCCTCGTTCTCTCTTTGGCCTAGAGAACCTTGAAACTCTTGTTCTAGGGAATAATTTGTTGAAGGGACAAGTAGAGCTTGAGATGTTTCTAAAGCTGAAAGTGCTAACTGATCTAGATATATCATCCAATAATTTGGTTTTGACCACTAGGAAAAGTTCTTCCAATGTAACCCTTCCTCCAATTCAAGCATTGGATTTGGATTCTTGCAACCTAAGTGGTGAAATCCCATCATGGATAATGAACCTAACCGCTTTATTTTACTTGAGTCTTCAGCAAAATAACCTGCAAGGTGAAATCCCTCTCTCTCTGTTTAGACTAGAGAATCTTGAATCTCTTTCTTTAAGCAACAATTTGTTGGAAGGTCAGATAGATCTTAAAATGTTTCTAAATCTCAAAAGCCTTAATTTTCTTACCTTAGGACACAACAACTTATCTCTGCTCAGTGGAACATTTTCCATCAATAATGCAACCCTTCCTCCATTAGAAGTACTAGATTTGGTATCATGCAATGTAGGTGAGTTTCCAGTTGTTATTTTCCAGCTGGATGCACTATCTTATCTAGATGTGTCATATAATGATGTTAAGTCTTTACCTAATTGGATATGCAATCTAAAATTACTTGTCTATCTTGATTTGTCCTACAACAACTTAAGCAGCGATATTCCTTCATGCATAGGAAACTTTAGCCAATCTCTTCAAGCTTTAATGCTACAAGGAAACAAATTGGTTGGCCGTATTCCTCAAACATATACAATCGGAAGTGGCCTTAAGATGATTGATTTAAGTGAAAACAATTTGCAGGGTCAGTTACCAAGAGCTTTGGTCAATTGTAGAATGTTAGAGTATCTTAATGTGGGTCATAACCAAATTAATGATTCATTTCCATTTTGGTTGAGCACTCTTCCTGAGTTGAAAGTTATCTCTCTGCGCCATAATGAATTTTATGGACCCATCATATGCCCAAAGCCATGCACATTTTCTAAGCTTCACATCCTTGATTTTTCTCACAACAAATTCTCCAGAATTTTGACTCCAGAAATGATCAAGAGTTGGAAATCCATGATGATGTCCAATGCAAGTCAATTGGCATATGAGAATAATGTTATAAAGTTCAGTGGAAAATCTTGGTCTATTTACATTGATTATGCGTTCACAATGTCTAACAAAGGGATTGTGATGACTTATAATGAACTTCAGCACCTCTACTACATGGTAGCCATTGATCTTTCAAGTAACAGAATTTCTGGAATAATTCCGGATGTCATGGGTGAGTTGAAAAGTCTTGTCTTGCTCAACTTGTCAAATAACATGCTTTCGGGAAACATTCCTTCTTCATTACGAAAGCTTTCGAACCTTGAAGCATTGGATTTTTCTCTCAACAACTTATCAGGAAAAATTCCTCGGCAATTATTAGAACTCAACTTTTTAGAGTTCTTTAATGTGTCTTTCAATAAACTTTCAGGTCCAATACCAGAAAACGGACAATTTTCCACCTTCGAAGAAAACTCATTTGAGGGAAATCAAGGGTTGTGTGGGATTCAATTGTTGAGAAACTGTGAAGATCAAGGTATAGCTTCAATGCCTCAATCTGATGGAGATCAAGATTCAGGATCCTTGCTTCAGTTTGATtggaaaataattataattggaTATGTAGGAGGACTAGTTGCTGGACTTTCTCTTGGAAATGCTTTTAGTCTGAAT TGTGAACTTCTTCTTTTACTCTCTCCTCGAAGTAAAAACTGGTACAGTGCCGCTACGGCGCGGAACCACAGCAACCCGGACGTCCAGCGCCTCCGTCGCAGCCGGTTTGTGCCTTCTTTCCGTCGCCGGATATTCACTTTCTTTGTGAACGTGGATAGTTATTCTTGG ATGTTCACTTTCTCAGTTTTCATGGATGTTTATTCTTCGAGTAATTCAACAAGACCTAGGCAGCAGGCTGGCGCTGACAGTTGCAGGACACAGATGTTCGGCCGTGTGAGGAGTGACGGAGGTTCTTCCAGCGAGGGCGTTGGCGCGAGGAGGCAGAGCGCGACAGTTCCAGTCGGCAGGAACGAAGGCTACACGTCGCATAGAAACAGAGCGGTAGGATGCAGGTTGCTGCGCACACAGTGGGGCGGCGAAGAAAGGGAGGTTTTTCTGCGGAACAAACAATGGGGTTTTTTGGAGGGTAGAGTAACCGTGGGTGATGAAGAGTTAATGTGA
- the LOC107485015 gene encoding uric acid degradation bifunctional protein TTL-like produces MQEASPFSSLEHGISFARDLWFNNSSIRAWLGAFSAHRHIGTAISRAPTELISDLCQFGAKYRKKFGFEFVTITDARHSHKIMEEVKARCENNLLVELEFAAREEFYFIERRLTKLWERLSQEEFQEETEDLGEIVPDSLEEELMPSNSSDEVFWTGDKATMRSYDLNKTPDENQIE; encoded by the exons ATGCAAGAGGCCTCTCCGTTCTCTTCACTTGAGCACGGAATTTCATTCGCTCGAGATTTATGGTTCAACAATTCGTCTATTAGAGCATGGTTGGGTGCATTCTCCGCACACAGGCACATAGGTACAGCTATTAGTAGGGCGCCTACTGAACTAATTTCG GATTTGTGTCAATTTGGAGCGAAGTACCGGAAGAAATTTGGCTTCGAATTCGTAACAATTACAGATGCTAGACATTCCCATAAAATAATGGAGGAGGTCAAG GCTCGATGCGAGAACAATCTCTTGGTTGAACTGGAGTTTGCGGCCCGAGAGGAATTCTATTTCATAGAAAGAAGACTCACGAAACTCTGGGAAC GATTATCTCAAGAGGAATTTCAAGAGGAAACAGAAGATTTAGGGGAGATAGTTCCAGACTCACTGGAAGAAGAACTCATGCCCAGCAATAGTTCCGACGAGGTTTTTTGGACCGGTGACAAGGCTACCATGAGAAGTTATGACCTCAATAAAACACCAGACGAGAACCAGATAGAATGA